The genomic DNA TCATCGTTTAGTTGCTTGATTATCTCAAATAAATTTTCTTCAAGATGATAACTGAATTTAGCAACAGAGGTACGATCCCACTTGCCTTTAGCTGCTGAATAAAAAGAACGTCGCAAAGAAGAAAAGTTAAAGGAGCTTTCAAACAAATTCGTGTAAACTTGCCCCACACCATTTACCTCGTAGCCTTTTCCCAACCCGTGAGCATCTTTCCAATCTCAACCAATTTTAAAGAGATCATTTCATAAAGACCTTCTGAGAGCAGACCTTGACGGCGAGAAATTCGCAATAAAAACCCCAGTAAATGCAACCGAGTTCGTGCAAGATTTAATGACTCATTTCGCAACTTTGGGTGATAGGATGCAGTATAAATGTTTTCTACAACGTCCAAACCCACTCGTTCTATTTTTTCAGCTAAAGTATATCGTTCAGTTTTTGGGTAGCGTCTTAGTGCTGGTAAAAGTTCCATAAGTAAAACTTCCAATTTTTGAATAACCTTTAATGACTTAACCATGATTTTTTTCTCTCGTGTCCATTTTTCTAATCAAACCACTCAAACCCGGTAATATTGAATTTTGCAAAGCCAACCCTAACGCCTTACAAAAATCGTTAGCTTCTAATTGAGCCTCGACAAGAGCCTGAGCTACAACGGACCTCGCTTTTGCAAAACACTCCCCTTTTTTTATTTTATTATATTCATAGAAACCCATGGCAATAAGCTTAAGTCCTTTTTTTAATAAAAAATAAATCGGAGCCTGGTCTTTCCTAGCACTTGAATCAAGCGATAAAACAATTCCTTTTAACTCATTGTAGACCCCAAGATCATCAAGGGTTTTAAATTTTCTGTTCCCATTTTGTTTTTGTGGAATATTCCCTTGCCGAAAAGGTATTGAATTGGGCGGGTTTGATATTTCACTCGTGGCTGTACCATTATCCTCACCCTCTGATGTCAAACAACTCTTTTTTACCAACCAGTTTCGACCATCTTTTTTTACAACGATTTTACCATTCGCGGCCTGATGTCTTAAAGTTCGTACAGGTTTATTTGTTAGCTTCGCAGCTTCTGTTAAAGTGATCCATGACATGAAAATTACTCCCACCCTATGAGTTAAAGCGAGATAAGCCATATAAAATTTGTATAATATTATCAAGTTAAGTTTTCCCTAAAAGTTGTAATAGTGGTGGATTAAGAACCTTTTTTATCAATAGTTCTATCAGATTGGGTGAATTTTTTTATGCCAACATATAAACATATAAAGTTTATTTATGCAACTTAAGTTTTTTATAGAAAAGTACAACAGGTGGATATTTATATTCATCGGCAACACAAAATCTATCGGCCATTTTGTCGGCAACACTTTGCCGATAATTGCCGATCTTTTTAGGGTAGCCAAATAGTGTTTAGTGGGTATTTGCTCAGTGGCTCACAATACCTTTTAAAATTTAACTTTATCTTTCCCTAGTACGCTGGGAGGGCGCAGCGGGCGCCAATGTTGTTGTACGTGCCCGTGGGCGTGTCGCTCCAAACCGATGCCCAACGGCCCGAATTCGAGCCGTCGTACCAAGCGCCACCAACAAGCAGGCCACGAGCCGGAACCCCATTGCCGTTATTTGTGTATAACCAAATACGATCTCCATGTAATGGGTTAACCAGGGTATTGATGGCGACAGCATTGCCGTTATCATTGCCGACTAAGGGCAATCCCAGCGGCAATGACATATTGCTTGCCGAATAGCTTTCAGAGTCAAATGTCCAATCGTTAACGGGGTCCACACCTCCTGGTCCTTGAACCCCGTCAAATTGAAAGTTCAACATATCTCTATTACCTGAATCCAATGTTGAAGTTCCACCCACACAAATATCTGTGGCCGCATTGCAAGTGTCTAACTGATCACTGGTCCACTCCCAAACATTTCCCACTAGATCTTGAATACCGAACCTGGAAACACATTCACGCGTAAGATCCGCCCCTAAAACAACAGACTTTATTGTATCTGTAGCATCTCCAGCTAAATCCGTTTGTGGAAACTCTGAACTTCCATTCATTGTAACTCCACCATGATTAGAACTATTACATCCTGGGCTAGAAGCTAAATTAGAACCCACATCTTGAGATGCAATGGCAGAGTCTGACTGCTCTCCCGGCTCGCCTGACAATCTAGGCCTGGCGCTTGCGGCAATAAACTCCCGGTGCCTTAGTAGACGTTTTTTACCATAATCACCATCTTCAAGAGCCTGACAAACATCATGGGATTTGATTTGATCTATTCGAACCAGAGGTGGATTTTTTCCGCTGCCGTCACTTGGATTGTTAGTCACTGCT from Pseudobdellovibrionaceae bacterium includes the following:
- a CDS encoding four helix bundle protein gives rise to the protein MVKSLKVIQKLEVLLMELLPALRRYPKTERYTLAEKIERVGLDVVENIYTASYHPKLRNESLNLARTRLHLLGFLLRISRRQGLLSEGLYEMISLKLVEIGKMLTGWEKATR
- a CDS encoding helix-turn-helix domain-containing protein; translated protein: MSWITLTEAAKLTNKPVRTLRHQAANGKIVVKKDGRNWLVKKSCLTSEGEDNGTATSEISNPPNSIPFRQGNIPQKQNGNRKFKTLDDLGVYNELKGIVLSLDSSARKDQAPIYFLLKKGLKLIAMGFYEYNKIKKGECFAKARSVVAQALVEAQLEANDFCKALGLALQNSILPGLSGLIRKMDTREKNHG